A genomic stretch from Caulobacter sp. FWC2 includes:
- a CDS encoding TetR/AcrR family transcriptional regulator, with protein MTQTRLKGAERRERFLDAAAQIVIEHGVAAVTMDGVAHLTGVTKALGYRYFTDRDDLLTALFDRETQIYVERLASEVGPTSSFEDWVRGALKYWCRRADERGELFMRLVRDCGPLAERARNNRKADAEGWALGLQKAFGLPPRQAKQYAWFMVAGTAGALDARDGDDEAMIDAITLAVVAGAKALAKKYGEPRPAKTT; from the coding sequence ATGACCCAGACACGACTGAAGGGCGCGGAGCGCCGTGAGCGCTTTCTCGATGCGGCCGCGCAGATCGTCATCGAGCACGGCGTGGCGGCTGTGACGATGGATGGCGTGGCGCACCTGACGGGCGTCACCAAGGCGCTGGGCTATCGCTATTTCACCGACCGCGACGACCTGCTGACCGCTTTGTTCGACCGTGAAACCCAGATCTATGTGGAGCGCTTGGCCAGCGAGGTCGGGCCGACGTCCAGTTTCGAGGACTGGGTCCGCGGCGCCCTGAAATACTGGTGCCGTCGCGCCGACGAACGCGGTGAGCTGTTCATGCGCCTGGTCAGGGACTGTGGCCCCTTGGCGGAGCGGGCCCGCAACAACCGCAAGGCCGACGCGGAGGGGTGGGCCCTGGGTCTCCAAAAGGCGTTCGGGCTGCCGCCTCGCCAGGCCAAGCAATACGCCTGGTTCATGGTGGCGGGCACCGCCGGTGCTCTGGACGCCCGCGACGGCGACGACGAGGCCATGATCGACGCTATCACCCTGGCCGTCGTCGCCGGCGCCAAGGCCCTGGCGAAGAAATACGGCGAACCTCGCCCGGCCAAGACCACCTAG
- a CDS encoding TonB-dependent receptor: MSIQPRSPRALKAELLLGASLGFAMLIGATAAAAQVAQVPANAAVSVDEITVTAQKRAENVQDVPLAITAVRGEALAAMNITQPQQLSLIDPSVRFKQSLSSSASGLTVRGVGTSSFSAGIEQSISTVVDGVVLADPASLATLADIERVEILRGPQGMLFGKNASAGLIHFITKRPRLNENSGELHAQYGERGERILQAIGNVALGDTLALRLVATHNERDGLIRNVAKDNVFTDPQDVSTLTLKALWRPNDDLTVYFSADRTDNDTFCCSSTWRKVTPGYAPAVTNARYGIVAGPKNLQVAANGPSQGKSTAQGGTLQVDYDLGELTLTSISAYRSVKREAFYDGDLTPVSYVDVNGGAGKTDWLSQELRLTSPIGKRFDYVAGLYLYHSKASSLIRQRGQLSWIVPASNGAVVPIIPGAPLGTIFETSTYNDINSTSLAGFGQVGLHITPKLDLIAGARVTRDEITLDYHRAPTPGAVYIPGSVTLDLHQEVDNTNLSWRVGPRFNATDDLMLYATVSRGYKGPGFSGLSAATAAADQRVQPEIPTSYEIGFKAAFLDRRLIFNADVYSTRIKNFQAQVSDLTSATYSSRITNAGEIKTRGVEANLVARLAAGLTLTAGGAYTHARYADFNGVQCYFGQPKIAQGGPCSAPPASPTSLDGFFNAKGLSIAGVPEWVYGASLAYERSLGANLRGFFQANWNWQSDINYAISGDPGTIQKAYGLLGGRLGVSAPDKAWSVALYASNLLDKRYAAQITPSPVTALNPGGYVQYFSPDSVRRVGVSLDVAF, from the coding sequence ATGTCTATCCAACCGCGCTCGCCGCGGGCCCTGAAGGCTGAGCTTCTGCTGGGCGCTTCGCTTGGGTTCGCCATGCTGATCGGCGCCACCGCCGCCGCGGCCCAAGTCGCCCAGGTCCCTGCCAACGCCGCCGTCAGCGTCGACGAGATCACGGTCACGGCCCAAAAGCGCGCCGAGAACGTCCAGGACGTGCCGCTGGCCATCACCGCCGTGCGCGGCGAGGCGCTGGCGGCGATGAACATCACCCAGCCCCAGCAACTGTCCCTGATCGACCCCAGCGTCCGGTTCAAGCAGAGCCTGAGCAGCAGCGCTTCGGGCCTGACCGTCCGAGGCGTCGGCACCAGCAGCTTCTCGGCCGGCATCGAGCAGAGCATCTCGACCGTTGTCGACGGCGTGGTGCTGGCCGACCCGGCCAGCCTGGCCACGCTCGCCGATATCGAGCGGGTCGAGATCCTGCGCGGACCGCAGGGCATGCTGTTCGGCAAGAACGCTTCGGCGGGCCTGATCCATTTCATCACCAAGCGCCCCCGATTGAACGAGAACAGCGGGGAGCTGCACGCGCAGTACGGAGAACGCGGCGAACGGATCCTGCAAGCCATCGGCAACGTGGCCCTGGGCGATACGCTCGCCCTGCGCCTGGTGGCCACGCACAACGAACGTGACGGGCTGATCCGCAACGTCGCCAAGGACAATGTCTTCACCGATCCGCAGGACGTCAGCACCCTGACCCTGAAGGCGCTGTGGCGTCCCAATGACGACCTGACCGTCTATTTCTCGGCCGATCGCACCGACAACGACACGTTCTGCTGCTCTTCGACCTGGCGCAAGGTGACGCCGGGCTACGCGCCGGCGGTCACCAACGCCCGTTACGGCATCGTCGCCGGTCCGAAGAACCTGCAGGTCGCCGCCAATGGTCCGTCGCAAGGCAAGTCGACCGCCCAGGGCGGCACGCTGCAGGTCGACTACGATCTCGGCGAGCTGACCCTGACCTCGATCAGCGCCTATCGCTCGGTCAAGCGCGAGGCGTTCTATGACGGCGACCTGACGCCCGTCAGCTATGTCGACGTCAATGGCGGCGCGGGCAAGACCGACTGGCTGAGCCAGGAACTGCGCCTGACCTCGCCGATCGGAAAGCGGTTCGACTATGTCGCCGGCCTCTATCTCTACCACTCCAAGGCCTCATCGCTGATCCGTCAGCGCGGGCAGCTGAGCTGGATCGTGCCGGCGTCGAACGGCGCGGTGGTTCCGATCATCCCGGGCGCACCGCTGGGGACGATCTTCGAGACCTCGACCTACAACGACATCAACTCGACCAGCCTGGCTGGGTTCGGCCAGGTCGGGCTGCACATCACCCCGAAGCTGGACCTGATCGCGGGGGCGCGCGTCACGCGCGACGAGATCACCCTGGACTATCACCGGGCTCCGACGCCGGGCGCGGTCTACATCCCCGGCTCGGTCACGCTGGACCTGCACCAGGAGGTCGACAACACCAACCTCTCCTGGCGCGTCGGGCCGCGCTTCAACGCCACCGACGACCTGATGCTCTATGCGACGGTGTCGCGGGGCTACAAGGGTCCGGGCTTCAGTGGCCTCAGCGCCGCCACGGCCGCCGCCGACCAGAGGGTCCAGCCGGAGATCCCAACGAGCTACGAGATCGGCTTCAAGGCCGCGTTCCTGGATCGTCGCCTGATCTTCAACGCCGATGTCTACAGCACGCGGATCAAGAACTTCCAGGCCCAGGTCTCGGACCTGACCAGCGCCACCTATTCGTCGCGGATCACCAACGCCGGGGAGATCAAGACGCGGGGCGTGGAGGCCAATCTGGTGGCGCGGCTCGCGGCGGGCCTGACCCTCACGGCGGGCGGCGCCTACACCCACGCCCGCTATGCCGACTTCAACGGCGTGCAATGCTATTTCGGCCAGCCCAAGATCGCGCAGGGCGGCCCGTGCAGCGCGCCGCCGGCCTCGCCCACCTCGCTGGACGGCTTCTTCAACGCCAAGGGCCTGAGCATCGCCGGCGTGCCCGAATGGGTCTACGGCGCCAGCCTGGCCTATGAACGGTCCCTCGGCGCCAATCTGCGAGGCTTCTTCCAGGCCAACTGGAACTGGCAGAGCGACATCAACTACGCCATCAGCGGCGATCCTGGCACGATCCAGAAGGCTTACGGCCTGCTGGGCGGTCGCCTGGGCGTCTCGGCGCCCGACAAGGCCTGGAGCGTGGCGCTGTACGCCAGCAACCTGCTCGACAAGCGCTACGCCGCGCAGATCACGCCCTCGCCGGTCACGGCGCTCAATCCTGGCGGCTATGTCCAGTATTTCAGCCCGGACTCGGTCCGCCGGGTCGGGGTCAGCCTCGACGTGGCCTTCTAA
- a CDS encoding glutathione S-transferase family protein encodes MKLYGEDNPAPNPRRVRIFLAEKGLTLEQERVPLRERAHKASAFLEKNTLGQVPVLELDDGSYLSESVSICRYLEGLHPTPPLFGVSPKEQAVIDMWIRRIELQLMMPIAHIWRHTHPLTASLLTQFTDFGESNRAHVERAYRWLDTELADREFIAGDAYSMADIIAQTTADFGRFIGVSVPEDCAAVQAWLTRVTDRPSATA; translated from the coding sequence GTGAAGCTCTATGGCGAAGACAATCCCGCGCCCAATCCGCGACGGGTGCGCATCTTCCTGGCCGAGAAGGGCCTGACGCTGGAGCAGGAACGGGTGCCTCTGCGCGAGCGCGCCCACAAGGCCAGCGCTTTTCTGGAGAAGAACACCCTGGGACAGGTCCCGGTGCTTGAACTGGACGACGGTTCGTATCTCAGCGAGAGCGTCAGCATCTGCCGGTATCTGGAAGGCCTGCACCCCACGCCGCCGCTCTTTGGCGTGTCGCCGAAGGAGCAGGCCGTGATCGACATGTGGATCCGCCGTATCGAGCTGCAGCTGATGATGCCGATCGCCCACATCTGGCGTCATACCCATCCCCTGACGGCCAGCCTGCTGACCCAGTTCACCGACTTCGGCGAGTCGAACCGCGCGCATGTCGAACGGGCCTATCGCTGGCTCGACACGGAATTGGCCGATCGGGAATTCATCGCGGGCGACGCCTACAGCATGGCCGACATCATCGCCCAGACCACCGCGGACTTTGGGCGCTTCATCGGCGTTTCGGTTCCGGAGGATTGCGCCGCCGTGCAAGCCTGGCTGACGCGCGTTACGGATCGGCCAAGCGCGACGGCGTGA
- a CDS encoding UDP-glucose/GDP-mannose dehydrogenase family protein — MRVAMIGTGYVGLVSGACFADFGHVVTCIDKDPSKIERLHKGEIPIFEPGLDDLVARNVREGRLSFTLDGAQAIKNADAVFIAVGTPTRRGDGHADLSYVYAAAEEIAGLIDGFTVVVTKSTVPVGTGDEVEAIIRKTNSNAQFAVVSNPEFLREGAAIEDFKRPDRVVVGTEDERAQAVMRELYRPLSLNETPIVFTGRRTSELIKYAANAFLAMKITFINEMADLCEKVGADVQQVAKGIGLDKRIGGKFLNAGPGYGGSCFPKDTIALVRTAQQYGAPTRLIETTVEVNDARKKAMAAKVAHAIGAEDLTGKTIGVLGVTFKPNTDDMRDAPSLDILPALQAMGAKVQAFDPEGAKEAAHMLRDVDFKTGAYEAAEGADALVILTEWDQFRALDLDRVKLLMKAPVVVDLRNVYKPAEMVRHGFTYASIGRG, encoded by the coding sequence ATGCGCGTAGCGATGATTGGCACGGGTTATGTGGGGCTGGTGTCGGGGGCGTGCTTTGCCGACTTCGGGCACGTGGTGACGTGCATCGACAAGGACCCGTCGAAGATAGAGCGCCTCCACAAAGGCGAGATCCCGATCTTCGAGCCCGGTCTGGACGATCTGGTGGCCCGCAATGTCCGTGAGGGGCGGCTCTCCTTCACCCTGGACGGCGCCCAGGCGATCAAGAACGCCGACGCGGTGTTCATCGCGGTGGGGACGCCCACCCGGCGCGGCGACGGCCATGCGGACCTTTCCTACGTCTACGCCGCCGCCGAGGAGATCGCCGGCCTGATCGACGGCTTCACGGTGGTGGTCACCAAGTCGACCGTGCCGGTCGGCACCGGCGACGAGGTCGAGGCGATTATCCGCAAGACCAATTCGAACGCCCAGTTCGCGGTGGTGTCGAACCCCGAGTTCCTGCGCGAAGGCGCGGCGATCGAGGACTTCAAGCGTCCCGACCGCGTGGTGGTCGGCACCGAGGACGAGCGGGCCCAGGCGGTGATGCGCGAGCTCTATCGCCCCTTGAGCCTCAACGAGACCCCGATCGTCTTCACCGGCCGCCGGACCAGCGAGCTGATCAAGTACGCGGCCAACGCCTTCCTGGCGATGAAGATCACCTTCATCAACGAGATGGCCGACCTCTGCGAGAAGGTCGGGGCCGACGTCCAGCAGGTGGCCAAGGGCATCGGTCTGGACAAGCGGATCGGCGGCAAGTTCCTGAACGCTGGGCCTGGCTACGGCGGCAGCTGCTTCCCGAAGGACACCATCGCCCTGGTCCGCACGGCTCAGCAATACGGCGCCCCGACCCGCCTGATCGAGACCACGGTCGAGGTCAACGACGCCCGCAAGAAGGCCATGGCCGCCAAGGTGGCCCACGCCATCGGCGCCGAGGACCTGACCGGCAAGACGATCGGCGTGCTGGGCGTGACCTTCAAGCCGAACACCGACGACATGCGCGACGCCCCCAGCCTCGACATCCTGCCGGCCTTGCAGGCCATGGGCGCCAAGGTGCAGGCCTTCGATCCGGAAGGCGCGAAGGAAGCCGCCCACATGCTCAGGGACGTCGACTTCAAGACCGGCGCCTACGAGGCGGCCGAGGGCGCCGACGCCCTGGTCATCCTGACCGAGTGGGACCAGTTCCGGGCGCTGGATCTGGACCGCGTTAAGCTCCTGATGAAGGCCCCGGTCGTGGTGGACCTGCGCAATGTCTACAAGCCCGCGGAGATGGTACGGCACGGCTTTACCTACGCCAGTATCGGCCGAGGCTGA
- a CDS encoding NAD-dependent epimerase/dehydratase family protein — MAPPIIVTGAAGFVGYHVAERLLDRGEAVVGVDVFNAYYDPALKEARAARLVGREDFTMVRMDIADHEAFAELVKTSGAKQVIHLAAQAGVRYSIENPFAYERSNLAGHLSVLEACRHAGVEHLVYASSSSVYGDRPLNGDGFRESDPAESPVSLYAATKRSCELLSQSYAKLYGFPQSGLRFFTVYGPWGRPDMAYFGFTEKMLKGEAIEVYGEGRMARDFTYIDDIVDGIVGVLDHPPAQGGHEVYNIGDNDPVGLMEMISTLEAALGIEAKKVFLPMQPGDVPATFANIDKLQALCGYKPKVKLAEGLARFVAWRRESATRFAANIDAI, encoded by the coding sequence ATGGCGCCTCCGATCATCGTCACTGGCGCGGCGGGCTTCGTGGGCTACCACGTCGCCGAGCGCCTCCTTGATCGCGGCGAGGCGGTGGTTGGCGTCGATGTGTTCAACGCCTACTACGATCCGGCTTTGAAGGAAGCGCGGGCGGCGCGACTGGTCGGCCGCGAAGACTTCACCATGGTCCGCATGGACATCGCCGATCATGAGGCCTTCGCCGAACTGGTGAAGACCTCGGGCGCGAAGCAGGTGATCCACCTGGCCGCCCAGGCCGGGGTCCGCTACTCGATCGAGAACCCGTTCGCCTACGAGCGCAGCAATCTCGCGGGCCACCTGTCGGTGCTGGAGGCCTGTCGCCACGCCGGGGTGGAGCACCTGGTCTACGCCAGCTCGTCCAGCGTCTATGGCGACCGGCCGCTGAACGGCGACGGCTTCCGCGAGAGCGACCCGGCCGAAAGCCCGGTGTCGCTGTATGCGGCGACGAAGCGTTCGTGCGAACTGCTGAGCCAGAGCTACGCCAAGCTTTACGGCTTTCCCCAGTCGGGCCTGCGGTTCTTTACCGTCTATGGCCCGTGGGGCCGGCCGGACATGGCCTATTTCGGCTTCACCGAGAAGATGCTGAAGGGCGAGGCGATCGAGGTCTATGGCGAGGGCAGGATGGCCCGCGACTTCACCTATATCGACGACATCGTCGACGGCATCGTCGGCGTGCTCGACCACCCGCCGGCTCAGGGCGGTCACGAGGTCTACAATATCGGCGACAACGATCCTGTCGGGCTGATGGAGATGATCTCGACCCTCGAGGCCGCCCTGGGCATCGAGGCCAAGAAGGTCTTCCTGCCGATGCAGCCCGGCGATGTTCCGGCCACCTTCGCCAATATCGACAAGCTGCAGGCGCTGTGCGGCTACAAGCCCAAGGTCAAGCTGGCCGAGGGGCTGGCTAGGTTCGTCGCGTGGCGGCGGGAGAGCGCGACCCGGTTTGCCGCGAATATAGACGCCATTTAG
- a CDS encoding glutathione S-transferase family protein: MGQSIGRRGSLAALAGLIAAPLALAASRTAAKPAAPMPEVTIYHLEGRRSERIVWLMEELGLPYQLKFKRGDLAGSMAMIRAFSPVVPMAPTVTYGDQVLVESGAIIELILNRHAPGKLQPALESRDYPAYLMWMHFAEGSLAARLFSDYRAWTAQPPKERSRLVDSEAVVQFADEFLGKHAWFGGAAFSGADIMMFFPLNVATALNLVDEARFPNVAAWKARIEARPAYQRMLAKARPDGMIGNLPRLPQHAPAGPRPAPQR, translated from the coding sequence ATGGGACAGAGCATTGGACGTCGCGGTTCGCTGGCCGCGCTCGCCGGCCTGATCGCCGCCCCCCTGGCGCTGGCGGCGTCGAGAACCGCCGCCAAGCCCGCCGCGCCGATGCCGGAGGTGACGATCTATCACCTCGAAGGCCGTCGGTCTGAGCGGATCGTCTGGCTGATGGAGGAGCTGGGACTGCCGTACCAGCTGAAGTTCAAGCGTGGCGATCTCGCTGGCTCGATGGCGATGATCCGGGCCTTCAGTCCCGTGGTGCCGATGGCGCCGACGGTGACCTATGGCGACCAGGTTCTGGTCGAGTCCGGCGCGATCATCGAACTGATCCTCAACCGGCACGCTCCAGGCAAGCTGCAACCGGCCCTGGAGAGCCGGGACTATCCCGCTTACCTGATGTGGATGCACTTCGCCGAGGGCAGCCTGGCCGCGCGATTGTTCTCCGACTACCGCGCCTGGACGGCGCAGCCGCCCAAGGAGCGCTCGCGGCTGGTGGATTCCGAGGCTGTCGTCCAGTTCGCCGACGAGTTCCTGGGCAAGCACGCCTGGTTCGGCGGCGCGGCTTTCTCGGGCGCTGACATCATGATGTTTTTTCCCCTCAACGTCGCCACGGCGCTCAATCTCGTCGACGAGGCGCGGTTTCCCAACGTCGCCGCCTGGAAGGCCAGGATCGAGGCGCGGCCGGCCTATCAGCGCATGCTGGCCAAGGCGCGACCGGACGGCATGATCGGCAACCTGCCGCGCCTGCCCCAGCACGCGCCAGCAGGGCCTCGTCCAGCGCCGCAGCGATAG